CGCTGATCATGGCCAAGCTGCGTATAGCGTTGGTGGCCGGAGAAGCTTCCGGCGACATTCTCGGTGCAGGCCTCATGCGAGCCCTTAAGGTCCAGCATCCAGCGGTTGAGTTCATCGGTGTCGGCGGTCCGCTGATGCAGGCTGAAGGCCTCACGTCTTACTTTCCCATGGAGCGCCTGTCGGTCATGGGGCTGGTGGAGGTGCTGGGCCGTTTGCGCGAGCTGCTGGCCCGCCGCAAAAAGCTGATTCAGACCCTGATCGAAGAAAAGCCAGACGTCTTTATCGGAATCGATGCGCCGGACTTCACACTCAATATTGAACTCAAGTTGCGTCGGGCCGGGATCAAGACCGTGCATTACGTCAGCCCGTCCGTGTGGGCGTGGCGGCAAAAGCGCGTGCTGAAGATTCGTGAAGGCTGCGACCTGATGCTGACCCTGCTGCCGTTCGAGGCCCGGTTCTACGAAGAAAAGGGCGTGCCGGTGCGGTTTGTCGGCCACACCCTGGCTGACACTATCCCGCTCGAGGCGGACCGTGCTGGCGCTCGCGCCGAATTGGGCTTGCCTGACGGGCCGCTGGTGGCCTTGATGCCGGGCAGCCGTGGTGGCGAAGTCGGGCGACTCGGCGCACTGTTTTTTGATGCCGCCGAACGGCTGCAAGCCCTGAAGCCAGGCGTGCGCTTCGTATTGCCATGCGCCAGCCCTCAGCGTCGTGTGCAGATTGAGGAATTGCTGGTAGGGCGCAACTTGCCGTTGACCCTGCTCGACGGCGGCTCGCACCTGGCGTTGGCCGCGTGCGATGCGGTGTTGATCGCCTCCGGCACTGCGACCCTGGAAGCCTTGCTCTACAAACGCCCGATGGTCGTGGCCTATCGCTTGGCGCCGCTGACCTACTGGATTCTCAAACGTATGGTCAAAAGCCCCTACATCTCTTTGCCCAACTTACTCGCCCAGCGCCTGCTGGTGCCTGAATTGTTGCAGGACGATGCAACGCCTGAAGCCCTGGCGCAAACCCTGCTCCCGTTGATCGATGGCGGCGACGAACAAACCCGTGGTTTTGACGAAATTCACCGCACCTTGCGCCGTGATGCATCGAACCAGGCGGCAGAGGCTGTGCTGACCTTGATCGGCCATAAACAGGAAGCCCTATGAAGACGCAAATGGGCCTGGATTTCAGCCTGGTCGCCGATGCCCTGGACCTGGTGGCCGGCGTTGATGAAGTGGGCCGCGGCCCGCTGTGCGGCGCAGTCGTCACCGCTGCGGTGATTCTCGACCCGAACCGTCCGATCCTCGGCCTCAACGATTCGAAAAAACTCACTGAAGCCCGTCGCGAAAAACTCTATGACGAGATCTGTGAGAAAGCCCTGAGCTGGCACATTGCTCGGGCTGAGGTCGAGGAAATCGACAACCTGAATATCCTGCACGCCACCATGCTGGCCATGCAGCGCGCCATTGAAGGCCTGCACATCACGCCAAAAATGGCGATGATCGACGGCAACCGCTGCCCCAAGCTGACAATGCCGGCAGAGGCAGTGGTCAAGGGCGACAGCAAGGTGCCGGCGATTGCCGCCGCCTCGATCCTGGCGAAGGTCAGCCGTGACCGAGAAATGGCGGCTTTCGAATTGATCTATCCCGGCTACGGCATTGGCGGGCACAAAGGCTATCCGACGCCCGTTCATCTGGAAGCTTTGGCTCGCCTGGGCCCAACCCCGATCCATCGCCGCTCGTTCGCCCCGGTTCGCCAGGCTTACGAGGCCCGGGAAAGCTTGATCGAGGTTTAGCAGCAAGGCTGATGTTTTTGCCAAGGCCCGGTACAATCCGGGCCTTGTTGTTTCCACGTTTTGTACAGGATCACTATGCCGGCTTCATTCGTTCACCTGCGCCTGCACACTGAATACTCCCTGGTCGACGGCCTGGTACGGATCAAACCCCTGGTCAAAACCCTGGTGGGCATGAACATGCCTGCCGTAGCGGTAACCGACCAGAACAACATGTGTTCCCTGGTCAAGTTCTACAAGGCCGCCATGGGCGCCGGCATCAAGCCGATCTGCGGCGCCGACCTGTGGCTGTCGAACAAGGACCCGGATAACCCACTGAGCCGCATCAGCCTGTTGGCGATGAACGGTGTCGGTTATCGAAACCTCACCGAACTGATTTCCCGTGGCTTTATCGATGGCCAGCGCAACGGCTCGATCATCATCGAGCGCGAATGGGTGGCTGAAGCCAGCGAAGGGCTGATCATGCTCTCGGCGGCTAAAGAGGGTGAAATCGGCATCGCGCTGTTGGGCGGCAACCCTCAGGAGGCGGAGGTCCTCGCGCGCGAGTGGATGGAGGTGTTCCCCAACCGTTTCTACCTGGAAATCCAGCGCACCAACCGCCCCAACGACGAAGAGCAGTTGCACGCCGCCGTGGCCCTGGCTGAAAAGCTCGGCGCGCCGCTGGTCGCAACCAACGATGTGCGGTTTATCAAGAAAGAAGATTTCGAGGCCCACGAAACCCGCGTGTGCATCGGTGAAGGCCGGGCGCTGGACGATCCGCGCCGCTCGAAAAACTACAGTGAAGAGCAGTACCTCAAAAGCGCCGATGAAATGGCCGAGCTGTTCAGCGACCTGCCCGAGGCCCTGGAAAACTCCGTCGAAATCGCCAAGCGCTGCAATATTGAAGTGAAGCTGGGCAAGCACTTCCTGCCCAACTTCCCGATTCCCGATGGCATGACCATCGATGAATACTTCCGCAAGGTCTCGTTTGACGGCCTTGAAGATCGTCTGAGCGTCCTGCTGCCCAAGGACACCACCGAAGATTACGAAGCCAAGCGCCAGGTGTACGTCGACCGGCTGAATTTCGAGCTGGATATCATTATCCAGATGGGGTTCCCCGGTTACTTCCTGATCGTAATGGACTTTATCCAGTGGGCCAAAAGCAACGGCGTGCCGGTAGGTCCTGGCCGTGGATCGGGTGCCGGGTCGCTGGTGGCCTATGTACAGAAGATCACCGACCTCGACCCGCTGGAATATGACCTGCTGTTCGAACGGTTCCTTAACCCGGAACGGGTATCGATGCCCGACTTCGACGTCGACTTCTGCATGGACGGTCGCGACCGGGTCATTGAATATGTGGCCGAGAAGTACGGCCGCAACGCCGTAAGCCAGATCATCACCTTTGGTTCCATGGCGGCGAAAGCGGTAATCCGTGACGTGGCCCGGGTGCAGGGCAAGTCCTACGGCCTGGCTGACCGCCTGTCGAAGATGATTCCGTTCGAAGTCGGCATGACCCTGGAAAAAGCCTACGAGCAGGAAGAAATCCTGCGGGACTTCATCAAGGTCGATGAAGAAGCAGCCGAAATCTGGGACATGGCGCGCAAGCTCGAAGGCGTGGTGCGTAACGTCGGTAAACACGCCGGTGGTGTGGTAATTGCTCCGACCAAGCTGACTGACTTTTCGCCGATCTATTGCGACGAAGAAGGTGGCGGCCTGGTAACCCAGTTCGACAAGGACGACGTGGAGGCGGCCGGCCTGGTGAAGTTCGACTTCCTCGGCCTGCGTACCCTGACCATCATCGACTGGGCACTGAAGACCATCAACCGCGAGCGGGCGAAGATCGACGAGCCGCCGCTGGACATCGCCTTCATCCCGCTGGACGACAAGCCGACGTACCAGTTGCTGCAAAAAGCCGAGACCACGGCGGTGTTCCAGCTTGAGTCGCGCGGCATGAAAGAGCTGATCAAAAAGCTCAAGCCCGACTGCCTGGAAGACTTGATCGCACTGGTGGCGCTGTTCCGTCCGGGCCCGCTGCAATCGGGCATGGTGGACGACTTCATCAACCGTAAGCACGGGCGTGCCGAGCTGGCTTACCCGCACTCCGACTACCAGTACGAAGGTCTCAAGCCCGTATTGGCACCGACCTACGGCATCATCCTGTACCAAGAACAGGTCATGCAGATTGCCCAGGTGATGGCCGGCTACACCCTTGGCGGCGCGGACATGCTGCGTCGAGCCATGGGTAAGAAAAAACCCGAGGAGATGGCCAAGCAGCGCGGCGGCTTCATTGAAGGTTGCGCGAGCAACAACATCGACGCCGACCTGGCCGGTAACATTTTCGACCTGGTGGAGAAGTTCGCCGGTTACGGCTTCAACAAATCCCACTCCGCCGCCTACGGCCTGGTGTCTTACCAGACTGCCTGGCTGAAGGCCCATTACCCGGCGCCGTTCATGGCCGCGGTACTGTCTGCGGATATGCACAACACCGACAAGGTCGTGACCTTGATCGAAGAAGTGCGCACCATGAAGCTGCGCCTTGACGCGCCAGACGTGAACGCTTCCGAGTTCAAGTTCACGGTGAACGACGAAGGCCGCATCATTTATGGCCTTGGCGCGATCAAAGGCGTGGGCGAAGGCCCGGTGGAAGCGATTACCGAAGCGCGCCAGGACGGGCCATTCAAGGACCTGTTCGACTTCTGCGCGCGGGTCGACCTCAAGCGCATCAACAAACGTACCCTTGATGGCTTGATCCGCAGCGGCGCCCTGGATCGTCTGGGCCCGTACTTCCATGATGAGCCGAAGGCCTACCAGGCCAACATCGACCGCAATCGCGCGGTGTTGCTGACCGCCATGGAAGAAGCGATCAAGGCCGCCGAGCAGACCGCGCGCACCCACGACAGCGGCCACGCCGACCTGTTTGGCGGGCTGTTCGTCGAAGCAGACGCCGACGTCTACGCCAACCACCGCAAGGCCAAGGACCTGACCCTCAAGGAACGCCTCAAGGGCGAGAAGGACACCCTGGGCCTGTACCTTACCGGCCACCCGATTGACGAATACGAAGGTGAAATCCGGCGCTTCGCCCGCCAGCGCATCATCGACCTCAAGCCGGCGCGAGACACGCAGACCGTCGCGGGCATGATCATCGCCCTGCGGGTGATGAAGAACAAAAAGGGCGACAAGATGGGCTTCATCACCCTCGATGACCGCTCGGGCCGGATCGAAGCGTCGCTGTTTGCCGACGCATTTCATTCCGCCCAGTCGCTGTTGCAGACCGACGCGATGGTGGTGGTGGAAGGGGAAGTCAGCAACGACGACTTCTCCGGCGGCCTGCGCCTGCGGATCAAGCGCGTGATGAGCATGGAAGATGCCCGCACCAACCTGGCCGAAAGCCTGCGCCTGAAAGTGCGCACCGATGCGCTCAAAGGTGATCAGCTACGCTGGCTGGGTGACCTGCTCAAGCGTCATCGCGGCGCGTGCCCGGTCACCATGGAGTACACCGGCAACGATGCCAAGGCCATGCTGCAGTTCGGCGAGACCTGGAGAATCGACCCGGCGGATGGCTTGATTCAAGCATTGCGTGACCAGTTCGGGCGTGACAACGTCTTCCTCCAATACCGTTGATGTGTCGGCGATATCAAATCGCCAGATCTCGACCGAACATTTAATCTCGACCTGAACGCGCCTCTCCCTTAAGGTAGGGCGCGAATAGACAACCGGCTGGCCAGGCACTCCTTGGCCGTCGACCCAAGACGGACGCTTATGAACCCGAATTTTCTTGATTTCGAACAGCCGATCGCTGACCTGCAAGCCAAGATCGAAGAACTGCGCCTGGTCGGCAATGACAATTCGCTGAACATCGGCGATGAGATCTCTCGCCTGCAAGACAAGAGCAGCACGCTCACCGAAGACATCTTCGGCAAGCTGACCAGCTGGCAGATCGCGCGCCTGGCCCGCCACCCGCGCCGTCCGTACACCCTGGACTATATCGAGCACATCTTCACCGAGTTCGATGAACTGCACGGCGACCGTCACTTCTCCGACGACGCGGCCATCGTGGGCGGTATTGCCCGCCTGGACGACCAGCCTGTGATGGTGATCGGTCACCAGAAAGGCCGCGAAGTGCGCGAAAAAGTTCGCCGCAACTTCGGCATGCCGCGCCCCGAAGGTTACCGCAAGGCTTGTCGCCTGATGGAAATGGCCGAGCGCTTCAAGATGCCGATCCTGACCTTCATCGACACACCGGGCGCCTATCCGGGTATCGACGCTGAAGAGCGCAACCAAAGCGAAGCCATTGCCTGGAACCTGCGCGTGATGGCGCGCCTGAAGACGCCGATCATCGCTACCGTGATTGGTGAAGGCGGTTCCGGCGGCGCATTGGCAATTGGCGTCTGCGACCAACTGAACATGCTGCAATATTCGACCTACGCGGTGATCTCGCCGGAAGGCTGCGCCTCGATCCTGTGGAAAACCGCCGAGAAAGCGCCAGACGCTGCCGAAGCCATGGGCATCACCGCTGATCGCCTCAAAGGCCTGGGTATCGTGGACAAAGTGATCGGCGAGCCATTGGGCGGCGCTCACCGCGACCCGGCTGCCGCTGCCGCGACCATTCGTGCCGAACTCAGCTCGCAACTGGCGATGCTCAAGAAGTTCGACAACGAGGCGCTGCTGGCCCGTCGTTACGAGCGACTGATGAGCTACGGCCTCTAAGCCGACGTAATACCAACCTGTAGGAGCTGGCTTGCCAGCGATGGCGGCCCTGAGTTGTGCGATGTCCTCGCGGGCTTCATCGCCGGCAAGCCGGCTCCTACAGTTGCGATTTCGTTCGCACGGTACTCTTCGATGAAACCCTTCAAGCCGAGCCTGTCCCTAAAACTTCTGCAAGCCCTCGCGCCCTGGCGCAAAGCCCCGACTTGGCATATCGCCTTTTCTGGCGGCCTCGACTCCACTGTCCTGCTACACCTTTTGGCCACTCTGGCCAAAACCGAAAAACTCCCACCACTCAGCGCGCTCCATATCCACCATGGGTTGCAAGCTGCGGCTGATGCGTGGCCGGATCATTGTCAGACCGTATGCGATGCCTTGGGCGTGTCACTGCGGATCATCCACGTGCAGGTACAGCCCGGCGCAAGTCTTGAGCGCGCCGCCCGTGAGGCGCGGTATCAAGCGTTTGCCGAGGCCACCGGGGCAGGGGCGGTGCTGGTCACGGCCCAGCACCGCGACGACCAGGCCGAAACCTTGCTGTTTCGCTTGTTGCGCGGCGCGGGTGTGCGTGGGTTGGCGGCAATGCCTGCGCAGCGCCCAATGGGCGCGGGTTTTTTGGTGCGACCCTTGCTGGATGTATCTCGCGCCGACCTGGAGGCCTACGCCCGCGAGCAACAATTGAGCTGGATCGAAGACCCTTCCAACGCTGATCCGCGTTTTTCCCGCAATTACTTGCGCCACCATGTTTTTGCGCAGTTGACCGAGCGCTGGCCCCAGGCTGTCAGCACCATGGCCCGTAGCGCCGAACACTTGAGCGAAGCCCATGGCCTGCTCGAAGAACTGGCACAAATGGACCTGCTGGCCGCCAGCCAGGCTTCGGCATTTCCCTGGCTGGCGTTGCCGTCGCTGGCACTTGAACCGCTTTGCGCGCTCTCTGAGGCCCGCCAGCGCAATGCGCTGAGGCATTGGCTGGCACCGCTGACCCGCTTGCCCGACAGCGAGCACTGGGCCGGTTGGCAGGCCTTGCGCGATGCCAAGGAAGACGCACAGCCGCTGTGGTGCCTGGCCGATGGCCAGTTACACCGTTGCGCTGGGCATATCTGGTGGTTACCCGCCAGTTGGTCGGAATTTTCAGACGCGCCGGTGAGCTGGCCACACCCGCAAAACCCACTACAGTTATCCGGTAACGGCCAACTGCATTTCAGCGGCAGCGCGCCCGAAGGGACCTTGAGCATCCGTTATCGCCAGGGCGGCGAAATCATCGAGTTGCCAGGCCGGGGCCGGCGCGACCTGAAGCGGTTGCTTAACGAAAGTGCGGTGCCAGGCTTCATCCGTGGCAGATTGCCGCTGCTGTATCAGGGCCAACAATTGCTGGCTGTGGCCAACCTGCCGGGGCTTTCGGCAGGTCGCCATAACGGCTGGCAATTACATTGGATGCCACCAACCTGCGATCAAGGTTTGAGCTGATAGAGCCTTTCCGGTAGACTACGCTCCCTTCTTGATACAACTTCTGTGGATTCGCCTGAATCGCAGCAGTTGCCGATTACCAAGCAGTCTTTGCTGGGCGATTCCAAAAAATGTGTAGCGATCAACGTACCGGTGTTTCATTGCTGGTCTGTCACAACGCGGCGGTTTTTTTGAAAGGTGCACTGTGATTAATGCAGGTGATCGGGGGCTTCGGCCTTCCTTCGCTTTCCCCGGCGGCTCGGACCGCTTTAACGCAGACTTCTAGGGTTTTTCATGACGCGCTACATATTCGTCACGGGCGGTGTTGTTTCTTCATTGGGGAAAGGCATTGCCTCCGCTTCATTGGCGGCCATCCTGGAGGCGCGGGGACTTAAGGTCACCATGCTCAAGCTGGACCCGTACATCAACGTTGACCCGGGCACCATGAGCCCGTTCCAGCACGGTGAAGTGTTCGTCACCCACGACGGCGCCGAGACTGACCTGGACCTGGGCCACTACGAGCGGTTCATCCGCACGACCATGACCCAGAACAACAACTTCACCACCGGCCGTGTCTACGAGCACGTGCTGCGCAAGGAGCGCCGTGGTGACTACCTGGGTGCAACCATCCAGGTGATCCCGCACATCACCGACGAAATCAAGCGCCGCATCATCAAGGGTGCAGGCGATGCCGACGTGGCAATGGTCGAGATCGGTGGCACCGTAGGTGACATCGAATCCCAGCCGTTCCTCGAAGCCATCCGCCAGTTGCGTTTCGAAGTCGGCGCCAAGCGCGCGATGCTGATGCACCTGACTCTGGTGCCGTACATCGCCACCGCCGGCGAAACCAAAACCAAGCCTACCCAGCACTCGGTCAAGGAACTGCGTTCCATCGGCCTGCAGCCGGACGTGCTGGTTTGCCGCTCCGACCACGCGATCGACATCGCGTCGCGTCGCAAGATCGCCCAGTTCACCAACGTTGAAGAACGTGCGGTAATCGCCCTGGAAGACGCCGACACCATCTACAAGATCCCGGGCATCCTGCATTCCCAGGGGCTGGATGATTTTGTCGTCGAGCGTTTCGGCCTGCAGTGTGGCGGCGCCGATCTGTCCGAGTGGGAAGCTGTGGTCGACGCCAAGCTCAACCCTGAGCATGAAGTCACCATCGCCATGGTCGGCAAGTACATGGAACTGCTGGACGCCTACAAGTCGCTGATCGAAGCGATGAGCCACGCGGGCATCAGCAACCGTACCAAGGTCAACCTGCGCTACATCGACTCCGAAGACATCGAAAACCAGGGCACTGCGCTGCTGGAAGGCGTTGACGCCATCCTGGTTCCAGGCGGCTTCGGTCTGCGTGGCGTGGAAGGCAAGATCACGGCCGTCCAGTACGCTCGTGAGAACAAGGTGCCGTACCTGGGTATCTGCCTGGGCATGCAAGTGGCGGTCATCGAGTTCGCCCGTAACGTGATGGGCTGGAAGGATGCCAACTCCACCGAGTTCGATCGCACCAGCGGCCACCCGGTCGTGGGCCTGATCACCGAATGGGAAGATGCCACCGGCGCCGTCGAAACCCGTACCGAAACCTCCGACCTGGGCGGCACCATGCGCCTCGGCGCGCAGGATTGCCTGCTGGAGCCGGGTTCCCTGGTTCACGATTGCTACGGCAAGGACGTGATCGTCGAGCGTCACCGTCACCGCTACGAAGTGAACAACAACCTGCTGCCGAAAATCATCGAAGCCGGCCTGAAAATCTCCGGTCGTTCCGGTGATGGCGCGCTGGTTGAAGTGGTTGAAGCAGCGGATCATCCATGGTTCGTGGCTTGCCAGTTCCACCCGGAGTTCACCTCGACCCCGCGCGACGGTCACCCGTTGTTCAGCGGCTTCGTTAAAGCAGCACTGACGCAACATCAGAAGAAGGCGTAAACCTGATGGCCCAGAAGATCATTCGCGTAGGCGACATCGAGATTGCCAACGACAAGCCCATGGTGCTGTTCGGCGGCATGAACGTGCTGGAAAGCCGCGACATGGCGATGCAGGTCTGTGAAGAGTACGTGAAGGTGACCGAGAAGCTCGGTATCCCCTACGTGTTCAAGGCCAGCTTCGACAAGGCCAACCGTTCGTCCGTGACCTCTTATCGCGGCCCGGGCCTTGAAGAAGGCATGCGGATCTTCCAGGACATCAAGCAAGCCTTCGGCGTGCCGATCATCACCGACGTCCACGAGCCGGAACAAGCGGCCGTGGTCGCCGAGGTGTGCGACATCATCCAGTTGCCGGCCTTCCTGTCGCGCCAGACCGACCTTGTGGTCGCCATGGCCAGGACCGGCGCTGTGATCAATATCAAGAAAGCCCAGTTCCTCGCGCCCCAGGAAATGAAACACATCCTGAGCAAGTGTGTGGAGGCGGGTAACGACCAGTTGATCCTTTGCGAGCGTGGTTCGAGCTTCGGCTACAACAACCTCGTGGTGGACATGCTCGGTTTCGGCATCATGAAACAGTTCGAATACCCGGTGTTCTTCGACGTGACCCACGCACTGCAAATGCCCGGTGGTCGCGCCGACTCCGCTGGCGGGCGCCGTGCCCAGGTACTGGACCTGGCCAAGGCCGGTATCAGCCAGTCACTGGCAGGCCTGTTCCTGGAAGCTCACCCAGACCCGGACAACGCCAAGTGCGACGGCCCGTGCGCCCTGCGCCTGGACAAGCTGGAGCCATTTTTGGCCCAGTTGAAGCAGTTGGACGAACTGGTCAAGAGTTTTCCTGGCGTCGAAACCGCGTAATATCGGCGAACCAATTTCTGTAGGAGCCGGCTTGCCGGCGATGGCGCCCTCAAGCCTTGCGGCGATGCAGCCGGCCTCATCGCCGGCAAGCCGACTCCTACAAAAAGCAATGTGACCCACAAGTTATATCGAGCGGTATAGAGCGTTTTCGTCAACTTTGGAGTGTTTACAACAATGGCAAAAATCGTCGACATCAAAGGTCGTGAAGTTCTCGACTCCCGTGGCAACCCTACCGTCGAAGCCGACGTGCTTCTCGATAACGGCATCATCGGTAGCGCCTGCGCGCCGTCCGGTGCTTCCACAGGTTCCCGCGAAGCGCTGGAACTGCGCGATGGCGACAAGAGCCGTTACCTGGGCAAGGGTGTACTCAAGGCGGTAGCCAACATCAATGGCCCGATCCGTGACCTGCTGCTGGGCAAGGACCCTGTTGACCAGAAAGCCCTTGATCACGCGATGATCAAGCTCGACGGTACCGAAAACAAAGGCAGCCTGGGCGCCAACGCTATCCTCGCCGTGTCGCTGGCTGCTGCCAAGGCCGCTGCACAGGACCAGGACCTGCCGCTGTACGCCCACATCGCCAACCTGAACGGCACCCCGGGTGTGTACTCGATGCCGGTACCGATGATGAACATCATCAACGGCGGCGAGCACGCGGACAACAACGTCGACATCCAGGAATTCATGGTGCAGCCGGTTGGCGCCAAGACCTTCTCCGAAGGCCTGCGCATGGGCACCGAGATTTTCCATCACCTCAAGGCTGTACTGAAGGCCCGTGGCCTGAGCACAGCAGTGGGTGACGAAGGTGGTTTCGCGCCGAACCTGGCGTCCAACGAGGATGCACTGAAAGTCATCTCCGAAGCCGTGGCCAACGCTGGCTACAAGCTGGGCACCGACGTGACCCTGGCCCTGGACTGCGCGGCCAGCGAATTCTACGAAGACGGCAAGTACAACCTGTCCGGTGAAGGCCACGTATTCACCTCTGAAGGGTTTGCCGACTACCTCAAGGGCCTGACCGAGCGCTACCCGATCATCTCCGTTGAAGATGGCCTGGACGAGTCCGACTGGGCGGGCTGGAAAATCCTCACCGACAAGATCGGCGAGAAAATCCAACTGGTTGGCGACGACCTGTTCGTGACCAACACCGAGATCCTGAAAGAAGGCATCGACAAGAAGATCGCCAACTCGATCCTGATCAAGTTCAACCAGATCGGCACCCTGACCGAAACCCTGGAAGCCATCCAGATGGCCAAGGCTGCGGGCTACACTGCCGTGATCTCCCACCGCTCCGGCGAAACCGAAGATTCGACCATTGCCGACCTGGCCGTGGGCACTTCGGCTGGGCAGATCAAGACCGGTTCCCTGTGCCGCTCCGATCGCGTTTCCAAGTACAACCAATTGCTGCGTATCGAAGAGCAACTGGGCGCCAAAGCCAAATACAACGGTCGCAGCGAGTTTCGCGGCTGATTGTTAAATGGTAAAAGGTCAGCGGATTACGTCGGAAAAATCACGACAACGTGAATTTCGACGCTAATCTCATGACTAACAAGCACAAGCCTGGTTAATCCAGGCTTCGTGCTATCAGTTGCTTCAAAAGTTTTGCATGGCTGTCTTTTTTCACTGGATACCCGATATTCGATGCGCAGTCCCAATTGGTTGTTCCTCGTCTTGCTCTTGCTGCTGGCTGGCCTGCAGTACCGCCTATGGGTGGGGAACGGCAGCTTGGCGCAGGTCACCGAACTGACCCAGCAAATTGCCGCACAGCACGCCGAAAACGAGGTGTTGCTGGAGCGCAACCGTGTGCTCGACGCTGAAGTGCTTGAACTGAAAAAAGGCATGGAGACCGTTGAAGAACGGGCTCGCCATG
This genomic window from Pseudomonas sp. Bout1 contains:
- the kdsA gene encoding 3-deoxy-8-phosphooctulonate synthase — encoded protein: MAQKIIRVGDIEIANDKPMVLFGGMNVLESRDMAMQVCEEYVKVTEKLGIPYVFKASFDKANRSSVTSYRGPGLEEGMRIFQDIKQAFGVPIITDVHEPEQAAVVAEVCDIIQLPAFLSRQTDLVVAMARTGAVINIKKAQFLAPQEMKHILSKCVEAGNDQLILCERGSSFGYNNLVVDMLGFGIMKQFEYPVFFDVTHALQMPGGRADSAGGRRAQVLDLAKAGISQSLAGLFLEAHPDPDNAKCDGPCALRLDKLEPFLAQLKQLDELVKSFPGVETA
- the ftsB gene encoding cell division protein FtsB; protein product: MRSPNWLFLVLLLLLAGLQYRLWVGNGSLAQVTELTQQIAAQHAENEVLLERNRVLDAEVLELKKGMETVEERARHELGMVKEGETLYQLAQ
- the eno gene encoding phosphopyruvate hydratase, which produces MAKIVDIKGREVLDSRGNPTVEADVLLDNGIIGSACAPSGASTGSREALELRDGDKSRYLGKGVLKAVANINGPIRDLLLGKDPVDQKALDHAMIKLDGTENKGSLGANAILAVSLAAAKAAAQDQDLPLYAHIANLNGTPGVYSMPVPMMNIINGGEHADNNVDIQEFMVQPVGAKTFSEGLRMGTEIFHHLKAVLKARGLSTAVGDEGGFAPNLASNEDALKVISEAVANAGYKLGTDVTLALDCAASEFYEDGKYNLSGEGHVFTSEGFADYLKGLTERYPIISVEDGLDESDWAGWKILTDKIGEKIQLVGDDLFVTNTEILKEGIDKKIANSILIKFNQIGTLTETLEAIQMAKAAGYTAVISHRSGETEDSTIADLAVGTSAGQIKTGSLCRSDRVSKYNQLLRIEEQLGAKAKYNGRSEFRG